In Phocoena sinus isolate mPhoSin1 chromosome 10, mPhoSin1.pri, whole genome shotgun sequence, a single genomic region encodes these proteins:
- the MAPK11 gene encoding mitogen-activated protein kinase 11 isoform X7: protein MSGPRAGFYRQELNKTVWEVPQRLQGLRPVGSGAYGSVCSAYDTRLRQRVAVKKLSRPFQSLIHARRTYRELRLLKHLKHENVIGLLDVFTPATSLEDFSEVYLVTTLMGADLNNIVKCQALSDEHVQFLVYQLLRGLKYIHSAGIIHRDLKPSNLAVNEDCELRILDFGLARQADEEMTGYVATRWYRAPEIMLNWMHYDQTVDIWSVGCIMAELLQGKALFPGNDYIDQLKRIMEVVGTPSPEVLAKISSEHARTYIQSLPHMPQKDLRSIFHGANPLAVDLLGRMLVLDSDQRVSAAEALAHAYFSQYHDPEDEPEAEPYDESIEAKERTVEEWKELTYQEVLSFKPPEPPQPPGSLDVKQ, encoded by the exons ATGTCGGGCCCGCGCGCCGGCTTCTATCGGCAGGAGCTGAACAAGACGGTGTGGGAGGTGCCGCAGCGGCTGCAAGGGCTGCGCCCGGTGGGCTCGGGCGCCTACGGCTCCGTCTG CTCAGCCTACGACACGCGGCTGCGCCAGAGGGTGGCGGTGAAGAAGCTTTCGCGCCCCTTCCAGTCGCTCATCCACGCGCGGAGGACGTATCGCGAGCTGCGGCTGCTCAAGCACCTGAAGCACGAGAAC GTCATCGGGCTGCTGGACGTGTTCACGCCGGCCACCTCCCTCGAGGACTTCAGCGAAGT GTACCTGGTGACCACGCTGATGGGCGCCGACCTGAACAACATCGTCAAGTGCCAGGCGCTGAGCGACGAGCACGTTCAGTTCCTCGTGTACCAGCTGCTGCGCGGGCTGAAG TACATCCACTCGGCGGGGATCATCCACCGG GACCTGAAGCCCAGCAACCTGGCTGTGAACGAGGACTGCGAGCTGCGG ATCCTGGACTTCGGGCTCGCGCGCCAGGCGGACGAGGAGATGACTGGCTACGTGGCCACGCGCTGGTACCGGGCCCCTGAGATCATGCTGAACTGGATGCACTACGACCAGACAG TGGACATCTGGTCTGTGGGCTGCATCATGGCCGAGCTGCTCCAGGGAAAGGCCCTTTTCCCAGGAAATGACT ACATCGACCAGCTGAAGCGCATCATGGAGGTGGTGGGCACACCCAGCCCTGAGGTTCTGGCAAAGATATCGTCGGAACAT GCCCGGACCTACATCCAGTCCCTGCCCCACATGCCCCAGAAGGACCTCAGGAGCATCTTCCATGGAGCCAACCCCCTGG CTGTGGACCTCCTGGGAAGGATGCTGGTGCTGGACAGTGACCAGAGGGTCAGCGCGGCCGAGGCCCTGGCCCATGCCTACTTCAGCCAGTACCACGACCCCGAGGATGAGCCCGAGGCCGAGCCCTACGACGAAAGCATTGAGGCCAAGGAGCGCACGGTGGAGGAGTGGAAGG AGCTCACCTACCAGGAAGTCCTCAGCTTCAAGCCCCCAGAGCCACCGCAGCCGCCTGGCAGCCTGGACGTTAAGCAGTGA
- the MAPK11 gene encoding mitogen-activated protein kinase 11 isoform X4, translating to MSGPRAGFYRQELNKTVWEVPQRLQGLRPVGSGAYGSVCSAYDTRLRQRVAVKKLSRPFQSLIHARRTYRELRLLKHLKHENVSWGRPGRGWGAPAGRRALTAPCTQVIGLLDVFTPATSLEDFSEVYLVTTLMGADLNNIVKCQALSDEHVQFLVYQLLRGLKYIHSAGIIHRDLKPSNLAVNEDCELRILDFGLARQADEEMTGYVATRWYRAPEIMLNWMHYDQTVDIWSVGCIMAELLQGKALFPGNDYIDQLKRIMEVVGTPSPEVLAKISSEHARTYIQSLPHMPQKDLRSIFHGANPLAVDLLGRMLVLDSDQRVSAAEALAHAYFSQYHDPEDEPEAEPYDESIEAKERTVEEWKGGPEGCVPQRLSAACFLQEVLQFLLRVV from the exons ATGTCGGGCCCGCGCGCCGGCTTCTATCGGCAGGAGCTGAACAAGACGGTGTGGGAGGTGCCGCAGCGGCTGCAAGGGCTGCGCCCGGTGGGCTCGGGCGCCTACGGCTCCGTCTG CTCAGCCTACGACACGCGGCTGCGCCAGAGGGTGGCGGTGAAGAAGCTTTCGCGCCCCTTCCAGTCGCTCATCCACGCGCGGAGGACGTATCGCGAGCTGCGGCTGCTCAAGCACCTGAAGCACGAGAACGTGAGCTGGGGGCGgccgggccggggctggggggcgCCCGCGGGCCGCCGAGCCCTGACTGCCCCCTGCACCCAGGTCATCGGGCTGCTGGACGTGTTCACGCCGGCCACCTCCCTCGAGGACTTCAGCGAAGT GTACCTGGTGACCACGCTGATGGGCGCCGACCTGAACAACATCGTCAAGTGCCAGGCGCTGAGCGACGAGCACGTTCAGTTCCTCGTGTACCAGCTGCTGCGCGGGCTGAAG TACATCCACTCGGCGGGGATCATCCACCGG GACCTGAAGCCCAGCAACCTGGCTGTGAACGAGGACTGCGAGCTGCGG ATCCTGGACTTCGGGCTCGCGCGCCAGGCGGACGAGGAGATGACTGGCTACGTGGCCACGCGCTGGTACCGGGCCCCTGAGATCATGCTGAACTGGATGCACTACGACCAGACAG TGGACATCTGGTCTGTGGGCTGCATCATGGCCGAGCTGCTCCAGGGAAAGGCCCTTTTCCCAGGAAATGACT ACATCGACCAGCTGAAGCGCATCATGGAGGTGGTGGGCACACCCAGCCCTGAGGTTCTGGCAAAGATATCGTCGGAACAT GCCCGGACCTACATCCAGTCCCTGCCCCACATGCCCCAGAAGGACCTCAGGAGCATCTTCCATGGAGCCAACCCCCTGG CTGTGGACCTCCTGGGAAGGATGCTGGTGCTGGACAGTGACCAGAGGGTCAGCGCGGCCGAGGCCCTGGCCCATGCCTACTTCAGCCAGTACCACGACCCCGAGGATGAGCCCGAGGCCGAGCCCTACGACGAAAGCATTGAGGCCAAGGAGCGCACGGTGGAGGAGTGGAAGGGTGGGCCTGAGGGCTGCGTCCCCCAGAGGCTGAGCGCTGCCTGTTTTCTGCAGGAAGTGCTCCAGTTTCTCTTGAGAGTGGTCTGA
- the MAPK11 gene encoding mitogen-activated protein kinase 11 isoform X5 produces MSGPRAGFYRQELNKTVWEVPQRLQGLRPVGSGAYGSVCSAYDTRLRQRVAVKKLSRPFQSLIHARRTYRELRLLKHLKHENVSWGRPGRGWGAPAGRRALTAPCTQVIGLLDVFTPATSLEDFSEVYLVTTLMGADLNNIVKCQALSDEHVQFLVYQLLRGLKYIHSAGIIHRDLKPSNLAVNEDCELRILDFGLARQADEEMTGYVATRWYRAPEIMLNWMHYDQTVDIWSVGCIMAELLQGKALFPGNDYIDQLKRIMEVVGTPSPEVLAKISSEHARTYIQSLPHMPQKDLRSIFHGANPLAVDLLGRMLVLDSDQRVSAAEALAHAYFSQYHDPEDEPEAEPYDESIEAKERTVEEWKELTYQEVLSFKPPEPPQPPGSLDVKQ; encoded by the exons ATGTCGGGCCCGCGCGCCGGCTTCTATCGGCAGGAGCTGAACAAGACGGTGTGGGAGGTGCCGCAGCGGCTGCAAGGGCTGCGCCCGGTGGGCTCGGGCGCCTACGGCTCCGTCTG CTCAGCCTACGACACGCGGCTGCGCCAGAGGGTGGCGGTGAAGAAGCTTTCGCGCCCCTTCCAGTCGCTCATCCACGCGCGGAGGACGTATCGCGAGCTGCGGCTGCTCAAGCACCTGAAGCACGAGAACGTGAGCTGGGGGCGgccgggccggggctggggggcgCCCGCGGGCCGCCGAGCCCTGACTGCCCCCTGCACCCAGGTCATCGGGCTGCTGGACGTGTTCACGCCGGCCACCTCCCTCGAGGACTTCAGCGAAGT GTACCTGGTGACCACGCTGATGGGCGCCGACCTGAACAACATCGTCAAGTGCCAGGCGCTGAGCGACGAGCACGTTCAGTTCCTCGTGTACCAGCTGCTGCGCGGGCTGAAG TACATCCACTCGGCGGGGATCATCCACCGG GACCTGAAGCCCAGCAACCTGGCTGTGAACGAGGACTGCGAGCTGCGG ATCCTGGACTTCGGGCTCGCGCGCCAGGCGGACGAGGAGATGACTGGCTACGTGGCCACGCGCTGGTACCGGGCCCCTGAGATCATGCTGAACTGGATGCACTACGACCAGACAG TGGACATCTGGTCTGTGGGCTGCATCATGGCCGAGCTGCTCCAGGGAAAGGCCCTTTTCCCAGGAAATGACT ACATCGACCAGCTGAAGCGCATCATGGAGGTGGTGGGCACACCCAGCCCTGAGGTTCTGGCAAAGATATCGTCGGAACAT GCCCGGACCTACATCCAGTCCCTGCCCCACATGCCCCAGAAGGACCTCAGGAGCATCTTCCATGGAGCCAACCCCCTGG CTGTGGACCTCCTGGGAAGGATGCTGGTGCTGGACAGTGACCAGAGGGTCAGCGCGGCCGAGGCCCTGGCCCATGCCTACTTCAGCCAGTACCACGACCCCGAGGATGAGCCCGAGGCCGAGCCCTACGACGAAAGCATTGAGGCCAAGGAGCGCACGGTGGAGGAGTGGAAGG AGCTCACCTACCAGGAAGTCCTCAGCTTCAAGCCCCCAGAGCCACCGCAGCCGCCTGGCAGCCTGGACGTTAAGCAGTGA
- the MAPK11 gene encoding mitogen-activated protein kinase 11 isoform X6 yields MSGPRAGFYRQELNKTVWEVPQRLQGLRPVGSGAYGSVCSAYDTRLRQRVAVKKLSRPFQSLIHARRTYRELRLLKHLKHENVIGLLDVFTPATSLEDFSEVYLVTTLMGADLNNIVKCQALSDEHVQFLVYQLLRGLKYIHSAGIIHRDLKPSNLAVNEDCELRILDFGLARQADEEMTGYVATRWYRAPEIMLNWMHYDQTVDIWSVGCIMAELLQGKALFPGNDYIDQLKRIMEVVGTPSPEVLAKISSEHARTYIQSLPHMPQKDLRSIFHGANPLAVDLLGRMLVLDSDQRVSAAEALAHAYFSQYHDPEDEPEAEPYDESIEAKERTVEEWKGGPEGCVPQRLSAACFLQEVLQFLLRVV; encoded by the exons ATGTCGGGCCCGCGCGCCGGCTTCTATCGGCAGGAGCTGAACAAGACGGTGTGGGAGGTGCCGCAGCGGCTGCAAGGGCTGCGCCCGGTGGGCTCGGGCGCCTACGGCTCCGTCTG CTCAGCCTACGACACGCGGCTGCGCCAGAGGGTGGCGGTGAAGAAGCTTTCGCGCCCCTTCCAGTCGCTCATCCACGCGCGGAGGACGTATCGCGAGCTGCGGCTGCTCAAGCACCTGAAGCACGAGAAC GTCATCGGGCTGCTGGACGTGTTCACGCCGGCCACCTCCCTCGAGGACTTCAGCGAAGT GTACCTGGTGACCACGCTGATGGGCGCCGACCTGAACAACATCGTCAAGTGCCAGGCGCTGAGCGACGAGCACGTTCAGTTCCTCGTGTACCAGCTGCTGCGCGGGCTGAAG TACATCCACTCGGCGGGGATCATCCACCGG GACCTGAAGCCCAGCAACCTGGCTGTGAACGAGGACTGCGAGCTGCGG ATCCTGGACTTCGGGCTCGCGCGCCAGGCGGACGAGGAGATGACTGGCTACGTGGCCACGCGCTGGTACCGGGCCCCTGAGATCATGCTGAACTGGATGCACTACGACCAGACAG TGGACATCTGGTCTGTGGGCTGCATCATGGCCGAGCTGCTCCAGGGAAAGGCCCTTTTCCCAGGAAATGACT ACATCGACCAGCTGAAGCGCATCATGGAGGTGGTGGGCACACCCAGCCCTGAGGTTCTGGCAAAGATATCGTCGGAACAT GCCCGGACCTACATCCAGTCCCTGCCCCACATGCCCCAGAAGGACCTCAGGAGCATCTTCCATGGAGCCAACCCCCTGG CTGTGGACCTCCTGGGAAGGATGCTGGTGCTGGACAGTGACCAGAGGGTCAGCGCGGCCGAGGCCCTGGCCCATGCCTACTTCAGCCAGTACCACGACCCCGAGGATGAGCCCGAGGCCGAGCCCTACGACGAAAGCATTGAGGCCAAGGAGCGCACGGTGGAGGAGTGGAAGGGTGGGCCTGAGGGCTGCGTCCCCCAGAGGCTGAGCGCTGCCTGTTTTCTGCAGGAAGTGCTCCAGTTTCTCTTGAGAGTGGTCTGA
- the MAPK11 gene encoding mitogen-activated protein kinase 11 isoform X1: MGELEGLPAVCHWLFAWPVISTLSWGQESLGPGDRRNPGPALGSQVGWEGWGSEGGVEGELTLEEGAGLQEGGERLGGSVQTASWCRRPSGLWGPRDGGWASQAALQLSLRHAAAPEGGGEEAFAPLPVAHPRAEDVSRAAAAQAPEARERELGAAGPGLGGARGPPSPDCPLHPGHRAAGRVHAGHLPRGLQRSVPGDHADGRRPEQHRQVPGAERRARSVPRVPAAARAEGGRGSGGRAGAQGAEPDAPAVSPSQYIHSAGIIHRDLKPSNLAVNEDCELRILDFGLARQADEEMTGYVATRWYRAPEIMLNWMHYDQTVDIWSVGCIMAELLQGKALFPGNDYIDQLKRIMEVVGTPSPEVLAKISSEHARTYIQSLPHMPQKDLRSIFHGANPLAVDLLGRMLVLDSDQRVSAAEALAHAYFSQYHDPEDEPEAEPYDESIEAKERTVEEWKGGPEGCVPQRLSAACFLQEVLQFLLRVV; the protein is encoded by the exons ATGGGGGAGCTGGAGGGGCTGCCTGCTGTCTGCCACTGGCTGTTTGCCTGGCCTGTTATTTCCACCCTGAGCTGGGGGCAAGAGTCACTGGGGCCAGGAGACAGGAGAAATCCAGGTcctgccctgggctcccaggtgggcTGGGAAGGCTGGGGGTCAGAGGGCGGGGTGGAGGGTGAACTGACTCTGGAGGAAGGTGCAGGactccaggagggaggggagaggcttGGAGGGAGTGTTCAGACCGCCTCCTGGTGCCGGAGGCCTTCTGGCCTGTGGGGACCTCGCGACGGAGGCTGGGCCTCACAGGCCGCCTTGCAGCTCAGCCTACGACACGCGGCTGCGCCAGAGGGTGGCGGTGAAGAAGCTTTCGCGCCCCTTCCAGTCGCTCATCCACGCGCGGAGGACGTATCGCGAGCTGCGGCTGCTCAAGCACCTGAAGCACGAGAACGTGAGCTGGGGGCGgccgggccggggctggggggcgCCCGCGGGCCGCCGAGCCCTGACTGCCCCCTGCACCCAGGTCATCGGGCTGCTGGACGTGTTCACGCCGGCCACCTCCCTCGAGGACTTCAGCGAAGT GTACCTGGTGACCACGCTGATGGGCGCCGACCTGAACAACATCGTCAAGTGCCAGGCGCTGAGCGACGAGCACGTTCAGTTCCTCGTGTACCAGCTGCTGCGCGGGCTGAAGGTGGGCGCGGAagcggggggcgggcgggggcgcaGGGGGCAGAACCTGACGCCCCCGCCGTCTCCCCCTCGCAGTACATCCACTCGGCGGGGATCATCCACCGG GACCTGAAGCCCAGCAACCTGGCTGTGAACGAGGACTGCGAGCTGCGG ATCCTGGACTTCGGGCTCGCGCGCCAGGCGGACGAGGAGATGACTGGCTACGTGGCCACGCGCTGGTACCGGGCCCCTGAGATCATGCTGAACTGGATGCACTACGACCAGACAG TGGACATCTGGTCTGTGGGCTGCATCATGGCCGAGCTGCTCCAGGGAAAGGCCCTTTTCCCAGGAAATGACT ACATCGACCAGCTGAAGCGCATCATGGAGGTGGTGGGCACACCCAGCCCTGAGGTTCTGGCAAAGATATCGTCGGAACAT GCCCGGACCTACATCCAGTCCCTGCCCCACATGCCCCAGAAGGACCTCAGGAGCATCTTCCATGGAGCCAACCCCCTGG CTGTGGACCTCCTGGGAAGGATGCTGGTGCTGGACAGTGACCAGAGGGTCAGCGCGGCCGAGGCCCTGGCCCATGCCTACTTCAGCCAGTACCACGACCCCGAGGATGAGCCCGAGGCCGAGCCCTACGACGAAAGCATTGAGGCCAAGGAGCGCACGGTGGAGGAGTGGAAGGGTGGGCCTGAGGGCTGCGTCCCCCAGAGGCTGAGCGCTGCCTGTTTTCTGCAGGAAGTGCTCCAGTTTCTCTTGAGAGTGGTCTGA
- the MAPK11 gene encoding mitogen-activated protein kinase 11 isoform X2, with product MGELEGLPAVCHWLFAWPVISTLSWGQESLGPGDRRNPGPALGSQVGWEGWGSEGGVEGELTLEEGAGLQEGGERLGGSVQTASWCRRPSGLWGPRDGGWASQAALQLSLRHAAAPEGGGEEAFAPLPVAHPRAEDVSRAAAAQAPEARERELGAAGPGLGGARGPPSPDCPLHPGHRAAGRVHAGHLPRGLQRSVPGDHADGRRPEQHRQVPGAERRARSVPRVPAAARAEGGRGSGGRAGAQGAEPDAPAVSPSQYIHSAGIIHRDLKPSNLAVNEDCELRILDFGLARQADEEMTGYVATRWYRAPEIMLNWMHYDQTVDIWSVGCIMAELLQGKALFPGNDYIDQLKRIMEVVGTPSPEVLAKISSEHARTYIQSLPHMPQKDLRSIFHGANPLAVDLLGRMLVLDSDQRVSAAEALAHAYFSQYHDPEDEPEAEPYDESIEAKERTVEEWKELTYQEVLSFKPPEPPQPPGSLDVKQ from the exons ATGGGGGAGCTGGAGGGGCTGCCTGCTGTCTGCCACTGGCTGTTTGCCTGGCCTGTTATTTCCACCCTGAGCTGGGGGCAAGAGTCACTGGGGCCAGGAGACAGGAGAAATCCAGGTcctgccctgggctcccaggtgggcTGGGAAGGCTGGGGGTCAGAGGGCGGGGTGGAGGGTGAACTGACTCTGGAGGAAGGTGCAGGactccaggagggaggggagaggcttGGAGGGAGTGTTCAGACCGCCTCCTGGTGCCGGAGGCCTTCTGGCCTGTGGGGACCTCGCGACGGAGGCTGGGCCTCACAGGCCGCCTTGCAGCTCAGCCTACGACACGCGGCTGCGCCAGAGGGTGGCGGTGAAGAAGCTTTCGCGCCCCTTCCAGTCGCTCATCCACGCGCGGAGGACGTATCGCGAGCTGCGGCTGCTCAAGCACCTGAAGCACGAGAACGTGAGCTGGGGGCGgccgggccggggctggggggcgCCCGCGGGCCGCCGAGCCCTGACTGCCCCCTGCACCCAGGTCATCGGGCTGCTGGACGTGTTCACGCCGGCCACCTCCCTCGAGGACTTCAGCGAAGT GTACCTGGTGACCACGCTGATGGGCGCCGACCTGAACAACATCGTCAAGTGCCAGGCGCTGAGCGACGAGCACGTTCAGTTCCTCGTGTACCAGCTGCTGCGCGGGCTGAAGGTGGGCGCGGAagcggggggcgggcgggggcgcaGGGGGCAGAACCTGACGCCCCCGCCGTCTCCCCCTCGCAGTACATCCACTCGGCGGGGATCATCCACCGG GACCTGAAGCCCAGCAACCTGGCTGTGAACGAGGACTGCGAGCTGCGG ATCCTGGACTTCGGGCTCGCGCGCCAGGCGGACGAGGAGATGACTGGCTACGTGGCCACGCGCTGGTACCGGGCCCCTGAGATCATGCTGAACTGGATGCACTACGACCAGACAG TGGACATCTGGTCTGTGGGCTGCATCATGGCCGAGCTGCTCCAGGGAAAGGCCCTTTTCCCAGGAAATGACT ACATCGACCAGCTGAAGCGCATCATGGAGGTGGTGGGCACACCCAGCCCTGAGGTTCTGGCAAAGATATCGTCGGAACAT GCCCGGACCTACATCCAGTCCCTGCCCCACATGCCCCAGAAGGACCTCAGGAGCATCTTCCATGGAGCCAACCCCCTGG CTGTGGACCTCCTGGGAAGGATGCTGGTGCTGGACAGTGACCAGAGGGTCAGCGCGGCCGAGGCCCTGGCCCATGCCTACTTCAGCCAGTACCACGACCCCGAGGATGAGCCCGAGGCCGAGCCCTACGACGAAAGCATTGAGGCCAAGGAGCGCACGGTGGAGGAGTGGAAGG AGCTCACCTACCAGGAAGTCCTCAGCTTCAAGCCCCCAGAGCCACCGCAGCCGCCTGGCAGCCTGGACGTTAAGCAGTGA
- the MAPK11 gene encoding mitogen-activated protein kinase 11 isoform X3: MGELEGLPAVCHWLFAWPVISTLSWGQESLGPGDRRNPGPALGSQVGWEGWGSEGGVEGELTLEEGAGLQEGGERLGGSVQTASWCRRPSGLWGPRDGGWASQAALQLSLRHAAAPEGGGEEAFAPLPVAHPRAEDVSRAAAAQAPEARERHRAAGRVHAGHLPRGLQRSVPGDHADGRRPEQHRQVPGAERRARSVPRVPAAARAEGGRGSGGRAGAQGAEPDAPAVSPSQYIHSAGIIHRDLKPSNLAVNEDCELRILDFGLARQADEEMTGYVATRWYRAPEIMLNWMHYDQTVDIWSVGCIMAELLQGKALFPGNDYIDQLKRIMEVVGTPSPEVLAKISSEHARTYIQSLPHMPQKDLRSIFHGANPLAVDLLGRMLVLDSDQRVSAAEALAHAYFSQYHDPEDEPEAEPYDESIEAKERTVEEWKGGPEGCVPQRLSAACFLQEVLQFLLRVV; the protein is encoded by the exons ATGGGGGAGCTGGAGGGGCTGCCTGCTGTCTGCCACTGGCTGTTTGCCTGGCCTGTTATTTCCACCCTGAGCTGGGGGCAAGAGTCACTGGGGCCAGGAGACAGGAGAAATCCAGGTcctgccctgggctcccaggtgggcTGGGAAGGCTGGGGGTCAGAGGGCGGGGTGGAGGGTGAACTGACTCTGGAGGAAGGTGCAGGactccaggagggaggggagaggcttGGAGGGAGTGTTCAGACCGCCTCCTGGTGCCGGAGGCCTTCTGGCCTGTGGGGACCTCGCGACGGAGGCTGGGCCTCACAGGCCGCCTTGCAGCTCAGCCTACGACACGCGGCTGCGCCAGAGGGTGGCGGTGAAGAAGCTTTCGCGCCCCTTCCAGTCGCTCATCCACGCGCGGAGGACGTATCGCGAGCTGCGGCTGCTCAAGCACCTGAAGCACGAGAAC GTCATCGGGCTGCTGGACGTGTTCACGCCGGCCACCTCCCTCGAGGACTTCAGCGAAGT GTACCTGGTGACCACGCTGATGGGCGCCGACCTGAACAACATCGTCAAGTGCCAGGCGCTGAGCGACGAGCACGTTCAGTTCCTCGTGTACCAGCTGCTGCGCGGGCTGAAGGTGGGCGCGGAagcggggggcgggcgggggcgcaGGGGGCAGAACCTGACGCCCCCGCCGTCTCCCCCTCGCAGTACATCCACTCGGCGGGGATCATCCACCGG GACCTGAAGCCCAGCAACCTGGCTGTGAACGAGGACTGCGAGCTGCGG ATCCTGGACTTCGGGCTCGCGCGCCAGGCGGACGAGGAGATGACTGGCTACGTGGCCACGCGCTGGTACCGGGCCCCTGAGATCATGCTGAACTGGATGCACTACGACCAGACAG TGGACATCTGGTCTGTGGGCTGCATCATGGCCGAGCTGCTCCAGGGAAAGGCCCTTTTCCCAGGAAATGACT ACATCGACCAGCTGAAGCGCATCATGGAGGTGGTGGGCACACCCAGCCCTGAGGTTCTGGCAAAGATATCGTCGGAACAT GCCCGGACCTACATCCAGTCCCTGCCCCACATGCCCCAGAAGGACCTCAGGAGCATCTTCCATGGAGCCAACCCCCTGG CTGTGGACCTCCTGGGAAGGATGCTGGTGCTGGACAGTGACCAGAGGGTCAGCGCGGCCGAGGCCCTGGCCCATGCCTACTTCAGCCAGTACCACGACCCCGAGGATGAGCCCGAGGCCGAGCCCTACGACGAAAGCATTGAGGCCAAGGAGCGCACGGTGGAGGAGTGGAAGGGTGGGCCTGAGGGCTGCGTCCCCCAGAGGCTGAGCGCTGCCTGTTTTCTGCAGGAAGTGCTCCAGTTTCTCTTGAGAGTGGTCTGA
- the MAPK11 gene encoding mitogen-activated protein kinase 11 isoform X8, with protein MGADLNNIVKCQALSDEHVQFLVYQLLRGLKYIHSAGIIHRDLKPSNLAVNEDCELRILDFGLARQADEEMTGYVATRWYRAPEIMLNWMHYDQTVDIWSVGCIMAELLQGKALFPGNDYIDQLKRIMEVVGTPSPEVLAKISSEHARTYIQSLPHMPQKDLRSIFHGANPLAVDLLGRMLVLDSDQRVSAAEALAHAYFSQYHDPEDEPEAEPYDESIEAKERTVEEWKGGPEGCVPQRLSAACFLQEVLQFLLRVV; from the exons ATGGGCGCCGACCTGAACAACATCGTCAAGTGCCAGGCGCTGAGCGACGAGCACGTTCAGTTCCTCGTGTACCAGCTGCTGCGCGGGCTGAAG TACATCCACTCGGCGGGGATCATCCACCGG GACCTGAAGCCCAGCAACCTGGCTGTGAACGAGGACTGCGAGCTGCGG ATCCTGGACTTCGGGCTCGCGCGCCAGGCGGACGAGGAGATGACTGGCTACGTGGCCACGCGCTGGTACCGGGCCCCTGAGATCATGCTGAACTGGATGCACTACGACCAGACAG TGGACATCTGGTCTGTGGGCTGCATCATGGCCGAGCTGCTCCAGGGAAAGGCCCTTTTCCCAGGAAATGACT ACATCGACCAGCTGAAGCGCATCATGGAGGTGGTGGGCACACCCAGCCCTGAGGTTCTGGCAAAGATATCGTCGGAACAT GCCCGGACCTACATCCAGTCCCTGCCCCACATGCCCCAGAAGGACCTCAGGAGCATCTTCCATGGAGCCAACCCCCTGG CTGTGGACCTCCTGGGAAGGATGCTGGTGCTGGACAGTGACCAGAGGGTCAGCGCGGCCGAGGCCCTGGCCCATGCCTACTTCAGCCAGTACCACGACCCCGAGGATGAGCCCGAGGCCGAGCCCTACGACGAAAGCATTGAGGCCAAGGAGCGCACGGTGGAGGAGTGGAAGGGTGGGCCTGAGGGCTGCGTCCCCCAGAGGCTGAGCGCTGCCTGTTTTCTGCAGGAAGTGCTCCAGTTTCTCTTGAGAGTGGTCTGA